One genomic window of Micromonospora sp. WMMD1128 includes the following:
- a CDS encoding TIGR02611 family protein: protein MERRRRRGWRARLHTTLDLIRANPTGRIALKIFIGILGAVVVTVGIALIPLPGPGWLLVIAGLGVWAVEFHWARRLLAFTRRHVNAWTRWVTSRSLGMRFVLGLVGLVFVSVVVWLSLKYSLGIDVVARALHYLATH from the coding sequence ATGGAGCGACGACGGCGACGGGGCTGGCGCGCCCGCCTGCACACCACGCTCGACCTCATCCGCGCCAACCCCACCGGCCGCATCGCCCTCAAGATATTCATCGGCATCCTCGGCGCCGTCGTGGTCACCGTCGGCATCGCCCTCATCCCGCTGCCCGGCCCCGGCTGGCTGCTCGTCATCGCCGGCCTCGGCGTCTGGGCGGTCGAGTTCCACTGGGCCCGCCGGCTGCTCGCGTTCACCCGCCGGCACGTCAACGCCTGGACGCGCTGGGTCACCAGCCGATCGCTCGGCATGCGCTTCGTGCTCGGCCTGGTCGGGCTGGTCTTCGTGTCCGTGGTGGTGTGGCTGTCGCTCAAGTACAGCCTGGGCATCGACGTGGTGGCGCGGGCGCTGCACTACCTCGCGACGCACTGA
- a CDS encoding SsgA family sporulation/cell division regulator → MSVIRPTTVEVETSLRLVAPDATALPVRASLRYDPADPYAVHVLFHAESAGGEAVSWSFARELLVTGLDEPAGIGDVRVWPWATPRGDFVALALSSPDGNALFEVPRSVLVRFLRRTYVVVPRGREAEHLDVDTAVNRLLAGR, encoded by the coding sequence ATGAGTGTCATTCGACCGACGACCGTCGAGGTTGAGACGTCGCTAAGGCTCGTCGCGCCTGACGCCACCGCCTTGCCGGTGCGTGCCAGCCTGCGTTACGACCCTGCTGACCCGTATGCGGTCCATGTCCTGTTCCATGCCGAATCGGCCGGTGGCGAGGCGGTGAGCTGGTCGTTCGCCCGCGAGCTGCTCGTCACCGGGCTCGACGAGCCGGCCGGCATCGGTGACGTCAGGGTCTGGCCGTGGGCCACCCCGCGCGGCGACTTCGTCGCGCTCGCGCTGTCGTCCCCGGATGGCAACGCGCTGTTCGAGGTCCCGCGCAGCGTGCTGGTGCGTTTCCTGCGCCGGACCTACGTCGTCGTTCCGCGCGGCCGGGAGGCCGAGCACCTGGACGTCGACACCGCGGTGAACCGGCTGCTCGCCGGTCGCTGA
- a CDS encoding glucose 1-dehydrogenase, with translation MTDLFSVDGKTVLVTGGSRGIGLMIARGFVRAGARVVISSRKADVCESVAEELSADGHCEAIPADLSSDTGALGLAEAVRQRHDRLHVLVNNAGATWGAPLEDYPESAFDKLWAVNVKAVFRLTTALLPALRAAADPDDPARVINIGSIDGLRVPWMEVYAYSATKAAVHMLTRGLAHQLAGEAITVNAIAPGPFESKMTAFALDDPESRAAIRQQVPLGRIGRPEDMAGTAIYLASRAGAYLTGAVIPVDGGITTRG, from the coding sequence ATGACGGATCTGTTCTCGGTCGACGGCAAGACGGTCCTGGTCACCGGCGGCTCGCGGGGGATCGGGCTGATGATCGCGCGCGGATTCGTGCGGGCCGGCGCCCGGGTCGTCATCTCCTCCCGCAAGGCCGACGTGTGCGAGTCGGTGGCCGAGGAACTCTCCGCCGACGGGCACTGCGAGGCGATCCCGGCGGATCTGAGCAGCGACACCGGCGCGCTGGGCCTGGCCGAGGCCGTGCGGCAACGCCACGACCGGCTGCACGTGCTCGTCAACAACGCGGGCGCCACCTGGGGCGCGCCGCTGGAGGACTACCCGGAGAGCGCCTTCGACAAGCTCTGGGCGGTGAACGTCAAGGCCGTCTTCCGGCTCACCACCGCGCTGCTGCCGGCGCTGCGCGCCGCCGCCGACCCCGACGACCCGGCCCGGGTGATCAACATCGGGTCGATCGACGGACTCCGGGTGCCGTGGATGGAGGTGTACGCCTACTCCGCCACCAAGGCGGCCGTGCACATGCTCACCCGCGGCCTCGCCCACCAACTCGCCGGTGAGGCGATCACGGTCAACGCGATCGCGCCCGGCCCGTTCGAGAGCAAGATGACCGCGTTCGCGCTCGACGACCCCGAGTCACGCGCGGCCATCCGGCAGCAGGTGCCGCTGGGCCGGATCGGACGCCCCGAGGACATGGCGGGCACCGCGATCTACCTGGCGTCGCGCGCCGGCGCGTACCTCACCGGGGCGGTCATCCCGGTCGACGGCGGGATCACCACGCGCGGCTGA